GATTTGTTTTTTACTTTCGCACTAACTCCAAAACCGCCGCAGGCTTGCCTTTCCTGTCCTTCTTCTTTTGCTCTTCCACTTCGTACATACTAAAAGCTTCGGCTCCTTCTGAAACTTTCTTTCGTATTAAGTCCAGAAGGTAAGCTTCGCCATAGCGGTGTTCCAGTTCCATTTGGTCCCGTAAATATTCGAGGGAACATGCCGCAGACATCATATCCGAAACATGGTGACAAAGATCATTGTTACCCATTGTTCACCTCTCCGGCTATAATCTGTTCAGCTTCAATAAGCGCATCGTAGGCCATTAGCATTGCTTGGCGTTCTGCTCTTGGAAGTTGTTCCAGATTTTTGAGCATGACTTTTTTTGCTGTGGCTAAATTCGTGTTCTGTTGAACATGGCCATAGCTTACTGGCTCGGCTTTTTGCACAATTTTTGGCGCCGGATTGTCACTAAGTGAAAGTTTCGAAACCGCTTCCAGTTGCGGCGTAATGGCAATATTTGCCAAAATACGAGGCCGCTTGCCGTTCACTCTTGGACGGGTTTCACGAACATAGGTTGTGAGACAATATAAAGTCGTAAATAGACGGGCGCGGTGAACTGGTGATACATTATTGCGAGTGCAAAAATTGCAATAATGGGTGTAGATATCATCTTTTGAAATCGTGCTGTCAGGATCTGGGCGGCATTCATTTTGTACGAACAGATTGATATGGTTATACCATAGCGGATGTTCTGCTTCGATTTTGCCTATGTATACGTTGGTGTTGGCCTGCTTTTGCAACAGCTCTTGTTCCATTGCATTGAAAGCTTCAAGGTAACGAATTTTCCATGCTGATGCTTTTTTGCCTGTGAAGCCCATTACGAGATATGCGAAGCCGTCACGGGTGAGGTTGTAAGAAGGCTGTTTTTTGTTCTGAGCATTGACGTAAGAGGACGGCTGAAAATTCAGCTGTCTAAAATTGTCTGGAACTTCGAGCTTTTCAATTGATTGCAATACATTCTTGTGCTGCTTGCTGAAATGCTCGGCAATCGTAATAGATGTAACTACAGGCTTGCCGTTTGAGACAACAAGCGTGGGTGAACCGACAACTGAACTGTTGTCAGAAGTTCGTGAATTGGCTAAGTTCTTTTCAGCCATGACAACCTCCTATTAAGGTTGTTAGCGGTTAGGCTCGGTTTGGTGCTTCAACACCTTTCCGGGCCGTCTTTATTAGGGCTACTTTTCGTCTTTTTCTTTCTTCTTTGCCTCTGCCATTCGCTTTTCCATACATTCAATGAACATGTCTTTGATGGTCATTTCCTGCTCTGCGGAAAAGATTTTAATTCGTTTGTGTAGGTCTTTGTCCATACGCATAGTGAACGTGGTTTGTTTTTCACTCATAAGGCTTTTATGCTTGAATGATTACATGATGTCAATGGTCATAATTTTTATTGATCGTTTAAAGGAGTCGGAG
This genomic interval from Desulfovibrio sp. UCD-KL4C contains the following:
- a CDS encoding Rha family transcriptional regulator, with translation MAEKNLANSRTSDNSSVVGSPTLVVSNGKPVVTSITIAEHFSKQHKNVLQSIEKLEVPDNFRQLNFQPSSYVNAQNKKQPSYNLTRDGFAYLVMGFTGKKASAWKIRYLEAFNAMEQELLQKQANTNVYIGKIEAEHPLWYNHINLFVQNECRPDPDSTISKDDIYTHYCNFCTRNNVSPVHRARLFTTLYCLTTYVRETRPRVNGKRPRILANIAITPQLEAVSKLSLSDNPAPKIVQKAEPVSYGHVQQNTNLATAKKVMLKNLEQLPRAERQAMLMAYDALIEAEQIIAGEVNNG